In Gossypium hirsutum isolate 1008001.06 chromosome D06, Gossypium_hirsutum_v2.1, whole genome shotgun sequence, one genomic interval encodes:
- the LOC107900638 gene encoding CBL-interacting serine/threonine-protein kinase 12, translated as MAFTSVPTEMKKDTSGGQGLILGRYELGKLLGHGAFAKVYQAYNVKSGDSIAIKVLDKEKILKGGLIAHIKREISILRRVRHPNIVQLFEVMATKTKIYFVMEYVRGGELFNKVSKGRLKESVPRKYFQQLISAVNFCHARGVYHRDLKPENLLLDDNGDFKVSDFGLSAVSDQIRQDGLFHTFCGTPAYVAPEVLGRKGYDAVKVDIWSCGVILFVLMAGYLPFNDQNIMAMYKKIYRGEFRCPRWFSSELVRLLMKLLDTNPETRITIPEIMENRWFKKGFKHIRFYIEDDKFCSVEEADDDVGSYATDHSSMSESESELDTRRGAGSLPRPASLNAFDLISFSPGFNLSGLFEEGGEGSRFVTGAPVSKILSKLEEIAKVVRFTVRKKDCRVSLEGSREGEKGPLTIAAEIFELTPSLVVVEIKKKGGDRGEFEEFYNRELKPGLENLMEEESQSTASAAAAAAAAADSCLPPDSE; from the coding sequence ATGGCATTCACCTCCGTCCCCACTGAAATGAAGAAAGACACCAGCGGTGGCCAAGGTCTTATCTTAGGGCGCTACGAGCTGGGCAAACTCCTCGGCCACGGCGCTTTTGCTAAAGTTTACCAAGCCTACAATGTTAAATCCGGTGACAGCATAGCCATCAAAGTACTCGACAAGGAAAAAATCCTCAAAGGTGGCTTAATCGCTCACATCAAGCGCGAAATCTCCATCCTCCGCCGGGTCCGCCACCCCAACATCGTCCAACTCTTCGAAGTCATGGCCACCAAAACCAAGATTTACTTCGTCATGGAATACGTACGTGGTGGTGAACTTTTCAACAAAGTTTCCAAAGGCCGATTAAAAGAATCCGTCCCTAGAAAATACTTCCAGCAATTAATCTCCGCCGTGAATTTCTGTCACGCCCGCGGCGTATACCATCGTGACTTGAAGCCCGAGAACCTACTCCTCGACGACAACGGGGATTTTAAAGTCTCGGATTTCGGGTTGAGCGCGGTGTCGGATCAGATCCGGCAAGACGGTTTGTTCCATACTTTTTGTGGGACCCCGGCTTACGTGGCACCGGAAGTTTTAGGGAGGAAAGGATATGATGCGGTGAAAGTCGATATCTGGTCCTGTGGTgtaattttgtttgttttgatgGCGGGGTATTTGCCGTTTAACGATCAAAACATTATGGCCATGTATAAGAAGATTTACAGAGGTGAGTTCAGGTGTCCGAGATGGTTTTCATCCGAGTTAGTTCGGTTACTCATGAAGCTTCTGGATACCAACCCGGAAACGAGGATAACGATTCCGGAAATCATGGAGAACCGTTGGTTTAAAAAAGGATTTAAACATATTAGATTTTACATTGAAGATGATAAGTTTTGCAGCGTTGAAGAGGCCGATGATGACGTCGGGTCATATGCTACGGACCATTCATCAATGTCAGAGTCGGAGTCGGAGTTGGATACTAGGAGAGGAGCTGGTTCATTGCCGAGGCCAGCTAGTTTAAATGCGTTTGATCTAATATCCTTTTCCCCTGGGTTCAATCTATCAGGATTGTTTGAGGAAGGGGGGGAAGGGTCAAGGTTTGTGACAGGGGCACCGGTTTCCAAAATTCTATCGAAATTGGAAGAGATAGCCAAGGTGGTCCGTTTTACAGTGAGGAAAAAGGACTGTAGAGTGAGTTTGGAGGGTTCTAGGGAAGGGGAGAAAGGCCCATTGACCATTGCAGCTGAGATATTCGAGCTAACGCCATCCTTGGTTGTTGTGGAAATTAAGAAGAAAGGAGGGGACAGAGGCGAGTTTGAGGAGTTCTATAACAGGGAATTAAAACCTGGGTTGGAGAATTTGATGGAGGAGGAGTCACAATCTACTGCTTCCGCCGCCGCTGCCGCCGCTGCTGCCGCTGATTCTTGTTTACCTCCGGATTCGGAATAG